One genomic segment of Diceros bicornis minor isolate mBicDic1 chromosome 25, mDicBic1.mat.cur, whole genome shotgun sequence includes these proteins:
- the ACR gene encoding acrosin, producing MVEMLPTAVLLVLAVSVVANDNTTCDGPCGLRFRQNLQGSIRIVGGQNAALGAWPWMVSLQVFSYHNNRRYHACGGSLLNSHWLVTAAHCFRNKKRVYDWRLIFGAREIEYGSNNPVKPPLLERHVEQIIIHEKYSPHSEANDIALLKITPPVPCGHFIGPACLPQFRAGPPRVPQTCWVAGWGFIKENARKTSPILQEAPVDLIDLDLCNSTRWYNGRIRSTNVCAGYPEGKIDTCQGDSGGPLMCRDRVENAYVVVGVTSWGVGCARAKRPGVYTATWPYLDWIASKIGSNALHMIQLGIPSLPTTQVPPARPHSVQPIRPLWSFQHPPQPPPPRTPAPQPQPQPPAPPPPPPQTSTKPPQALSFAKRLQQLVEDLKRKSFSNAKGYYEMETTDLPELTAAS from the exons ATGGTAGAGATGCTGCCAACTGCCGTTCTGCTGGTCTTGGCAGTGTCTGTGGTTGCCAACGATAACACCACGTGTGA TGGCCCCTGTGGGTTACGATTCAGGCAGAACCTACAAGGAAGCATCCGCATCGTCGGAGGGCAGAATGCGGCGCTCGGGGCCTGGCCCTGGATGGTCAGCCTCCAGGTCTTCTCTTACCACAACAACCGGAGGTATCACGCCTGCGGAGGCAGCTTGTTGAACTCCCACTGGCTGGTGACTGCCGCTCACTGCTTCAGGAACAAAAA AAGAGTGTATGACTGGAGACTGATTTTTGGAGCAAGGGAAATTGAGTATGGGAGCAATAATCCAGTGAAGCCACCTCTGCTGGAGAGACATGTCGAGCAAATCATCATTCATGAAAAATATTCCCCTCATTCAGAGGCAAACGACATCGCTCTCTTGAAGATCACCCCTCCTGTTCCATGTGGGCACTTCATCGGACCAGCCTGCCTGCCCCAATTTAGGGCAGGCCCACCTAGAGTTCCCCAGACATGCTGGGTGGCTGGCTGGGGATTTATAAAAGAGAATG CCCGCAAGACATCACCTATACTGCAGGAGGCGCCTGTGGATCTCATCGACCTCGACTTATGTAACTCGACTCGGTGGTACAATGGGCGCATTCGTTCAACCAATGTGTGTGCAGGGTATCCTGAAGGCAAGATTGACACCTGCCAG GGGGACAGCGGCGGGCCTCTCATGTGCAGAGACAGAGTGGAAAACGCCTATGTGGTCGTAGGAGTCACAAGCTGGGGGGTAGGCTGTGCCCGTGCTAAGCGCCCCGGAGTCTACACGGCTACCTGGCCCTATCTGGATTGGATTGCTTCCAAGATCGGTTCTAATGCCTTGCACATGATTCAACTGGGCATCCCTTCCCTTCCTACTACTCAAGTGCCTCCAGCTAGACCACACTCTGTTCAGCCTATTCGCCCTCTTTGGTCCTTCCAACACCCTCCTCAACCACCTCCCCCCAGAACACCtgcaccccaaccccaaccccaacccccagccccacctccacccccaccccaaacttCTACCAAACCTCCCCAAGCACTTTCTTTTGCCAAGCGACTACAGCAACTCGTAGAGGACTTGAAGAGAAAGTCCTTTTCAAATGCAAAGGGCTATTATGAAATGGAGACCACAGACCTCCCAGAACTGACCGCAGCCTCTTGA